The window AGCGATTGCATCGACAGAATTCTTGGCTTGTTGCGCACTTTGGATACCGAGCATTGCGAAATTATCGCCACGCTCTATGGGGCATGGAATGACTTTTTGATTGAAGGACAGACCCCCGGCGATGATCAGATTGTCGATGAAGTGCTGACCCATTGGAGCGAAGAAAAGAAACGAATTGACAGAGCCCGCTGGTTGAAAGCGTTGGAGTGGATGAGGAAAAACCATATGATCCCATGCGGATACGGTAGTAAAACGAAGAGGAGGGATAGCTAATGGCACTGGATACCAGAGAAAAAATATTTGAAACAGAAATTGAATATAGCCTTACAACCTTTGGCGGCTATGAGAAAGGTAACCCCTCCGATTTTAGTGCATTGCTTGGTATGGACGCAAAAACAGTCTTGCGATTCATTCAAAATACGCAGCCGAAGTCTTGGGAAAGTCTTTGCAAACGGCATGGAGACTGTGTACCGCAAAACTTTATTAAGCGCCTTTCGGACGAGCTAAAAAACCGGGGCACACTTGATGTGCTACGCCATGGTGTAAAAGATTTGGGCGTAGAGGTTGCTTTGTGCTACTTTAAGCCCGCCAACCAGATGAACAAGACTACCGTTGAGCGTTACCAAGCAAACATTCTAACGGTTATGAGACAGGTGCATCACAGCGTTTCCAAGCCTAAGGATTCTGTGGATACAGTCCTCTTGCTGAACGGCCTGCCTATCGTTACACTGGAGCTGAAAAATCCACTTACTGGTCAAAGCTATTCCAACGCCATCCAGCAGTATGAGGAAGACCGCAGCAACAAAGACACCTTGTTTGCTTTCAAGCGAGGTGCATTGGTGCATTTTGCGGTTGATACCGAAGAAGCATATATGACCACTAAACTTGCAGGAAAGGGTACTGTTTTTCTGCCGTTCAACAAGGGAAACAATGGTGGTGCAGGAAACCCGGTCAACCCTAATGGCTTCCGTACTGCTTATTTGTGGGAAGAAGTTCTTGTAAAGGATAGCTTGTTGGACATTATCGAACGATATCTCCACCTCAAAAAAGAGGAGGACACAAAAACAGGGAAGTTGAAAGAAAGTCTGATTTTCCCTCGTTATCATCAGCTTGAAGTCGTTCGCCTTTTAATTTCTGATGCAAAGGAAAACGGTGCTGGGCATAACTATTTGATTCAACATTCTGCCGGTTCGGGCAAATCAAACTCAATTGCGTGGTTGGCACATCATTTATCCACGCTGCATGATAGTGAAAGTCAGGTAGTATTCAATAGCATTGTTGTCATTACTGACCGGCGAGTGTTGGATCGGCAGTTGCAAGATACCATTTATCAATTCGAGCATGTAGACGGTGTTGTGGCACGGATTGATGAAAAAAGCAGTATATCTAAATCAAAGCAGCTTACCGATGCCCTGAATAACAATGCTAAAATTATCATCACCACCTTGCAGACCTTTCCGTTTATTTTGGATAAAGTGGAGCACTCCTCAGAAAAGAAATTCGCCGTTATTGTAGATGAAGCTCATTCCTCACAAACAGGCAAGGCGAGTGAAAAGCTCAAGGAAGCTTTAGCGGAAATTGAAACAAAGGGAGATGATGAGATTGAAGAAAAGCTCCATCAATTTGCAGAAACAGAAGCTCGCATTGAGAGCCAGACAGATGACAGTGAAGATGAAGTAGCCAGAGAGATGGCAAGTCACGGCATTCAACAGAATCTATCCTTCTTTGCCTTTACTGCAACGCCCAAGCAAAAAACACTGGAGATTTTTGGCACTCGCGGGACAGATGGCTTACCGCATGCTTTTCATGTGTACAGTATGAGACAGGCGATTGAGGAAAATTTTATCCTTGATATATTGGAAAACTATACGACATACCAAACATATTTCCAAGTGGGCAAAAAAATTGCGGACGATCCTCTCTATGGTAAAAGCAAGGCAAATAAGGCTTTGGGTAAATTTTTAAGTTTGCATCCACACAATTTAGCGCAGAAAACAGAAATCATCATTGAGCATTTTCGCAGTGTTACTCAGCATGAAATTGGTGGCAAAGCTAAGGCTATGCTGGTTACCGGTTCAAGACTTCATGCTGTTAGATACTATTTTGAGTTTCTGAAATACATAAAAAAGATGAAGTATAAAGATCTCGGTGTGTTGGTCGCCTTCTCCGGAATAGTTAAGGACGATGGTGCGGATTATACTGAGTCAGGGCTCAACAAGTTTGCAGAGAGCGAATTGCCAGAGCGTTTTGAGGGTGAAGAATATCAAATCCTATTGGTAGCAGAAAAGTACCAAACTGGGTTTGACCAGCCGCTGCTACACACCATGTATGTGGACAAGAAACTGTCCGGTGTAAAAGCGGTGCAGACACTTTCGCGCTTAAACCGTATGTGCTATGGTAAAAGCGATACGTTTGTGCTCGATTTCGCCAACACCAAAGAGGAGATTTTCGAAGCGTTTCAGCCTTATTATGAGCGCACCGATGTGGATGACATTACCGATCCAAACTTGGTCTATGATTTAAAAACCACTTTGGATGGCTACCGCATTTACACGGAGTCAGAAGTTAAATCCTTTGCAAGAATCTTTTTTAAAGATTCTGCAAAGCAAACCGAGCTGGACTTCGGAAAGCTCAGTCCCTATCTTGATCCCGCGATAGACAGATATTGTGCAATGGAAAGCGAACTTGAACAGAAAGAATTCAAGGTCACCTTGAGGAAGTTTATCCGTCTGTATTCTTTTATCTGTCATATCATTAAGCTTAATGATTCTGACCTACACAAGTTTAGTGCCTTTGCAAAGTGTTTGCTCCGCAAGCTTCCTGCGGATGGTAAGAGCAAAACTCCAAACTTGGATAATGACGTAGCTCTACAATACTATCGTTTGCAGAAAATCTTTGAAGGCAAAATACAACTTGAAAATCAAACTGGAGTCTTACCAGGAGGTAGACACGGTGCAGGGCTGCCGCCAGAAGAAGAAAAGGCTACCCTTAGTGAGCTCATTGCTAAACTCAATGAACGTTTAGGCACAACATTTACAGAGATGGATAAGGTTATTGAGCAGTTTGTCGAGGACATGGCTAAAAACCCAGAAATGCAGCTCCGTGCAAAGAATCCAATGGATATGTTCCAAGTAGCCTATGAAAACAATATCATGGATGTGGTCATTGCTCGACTGCAGCAAAATCAAGATTTCTGCACAAAGTATATTGAGGATAACGATTTCCGTTTAGAGATAGACAAAATAGTCCTGCCTCTTGTGCATGAACGCATTGCAACACAACAACTATAAAAGCAACCGCACAGGATTTTGTCCTGTGCGGTTGCTTTTTCCGTATTCAGTTTACCTTGAACCTCGGTTCACAAGTTGTCTTTATGACTACTCCTCTTTGGTTGTCAGGGTACTTTTTTAGGAATTTACATTGGTTATAATTTGAACTTCGATACAATATCATAAAGCTCTTTTGCACTGTCTAAGTTTTCTACCGCTTTTTCATCAACCTCTTCTGTCTTTACAACAATGGAAGATGTCTTTATAGCGATATCCTCAATTCCTCTGGCACTTTCAACAACAGTCTGTGCAACTTCGTTTATTGCGGTTGATACATTTGTTATTGTTGAATTAAGCTCTTCTGAAGTATGAATGAAGTCGGACATTAATCCATTAACCAAGTTTGAATCATTATTATACTGTTCACTGATGTCTGCTAATTTCTTATAATCCCGAAGAACTTCCTTGTCAACAAAAGATAGTATGGCAGTTGAACTTTCATTCATATTCTTGACCGCCTTATTCACTTCTTCAACCATTCTCTGTATACCTCCCACAGTCTGTGAAGATTGCTCTGCCAGTTTTCGGATTTCATCAGCAACTACTGCAAAACCTTTTCCTGATTCCCCGGCTCTTGCCGCCTCTATGGCAGCATTAAGTGCCAATAGGTTTGTCTGCTCGGTAATCTGAAGAATAGTATCGGCCAAAATGTTTATTTGTTGCGTACTCTTAGATTGCTCTATTGATTCCTCTATTTTCTGCTTTACATCCTCATATATTGATTTTGCCTTTTGACCGGAAATAGTAGCGTCTTCCTTTAGTTTTAATGCTTTATCCGTTATTTGCCTGCACACATCAGCCCCTTCTTTGGTCTTTTGAGCAATTGTATTTACATTATTTTCAACCTCATTAATAGAAGCTGAAATTTCCTCGGTAGATGCGGCAGACTCTTCTGCTCCTGCCGACAGCTCTTGTGTGGTTGCTGAATTTTCCTGTGAATTCATTTTCACGTCATTTGCCAGGGTACTGACATACTGTGCATTGTCATTTATCTTTTCAGATACTTCAATCAATTTACCTGCCATGCCACGCAGAACCTGTCGCATTTCTGCTACAGCTCTGGTTATAGTACCTATTTCGTCCTTACCCTTTAGATATATTTCAAATGCGTTATTATATGTTAAATCCAGCTTGGAAGTATTATGGATAAGATGCGTTAATCTTTCTATAGGCCTAGAAATGCGTATTGCAATGAAATATCCCACCGCAGAAGCAACTACTATCATTATCAGACTTAGTGTCAAAATAAAGACTTGCATTGCGTCCACGGGTGCAGTAACCTCATCAATTGTGCCTGTTAAAATAAGTAACCAGCCTGTTTGGTTAATAAATTTATAGGCTGCTATTTTCCCTTTTCCTTTATAATCATAATTTATTACGTCTGATATTTTGCCTTCAGGTTTGCTTATGATATTTTTTATTTGGGGGGTCTCTATGGGTTCTCCGATTTTATTCTTTTCCGGATGATATAAAATATTACCTGATTTATCTACTAAAAATACATAGCTTGATTTAGTACCAAGAATCCTTTTATCTTGAAGATATCCGCTAAAAGTGTCCGTATAAACTGCTGCAGCAACATACCCTATCAGTTTACCAAAATCGTCTCTTACGGGATATGTAAAGACAGAAATGTTCTTATTTGTTGCTTTTGATTTAAGAGCATCGCTTGTGATAGGTTTTCCTTCTGATAGAGTCTGCAAGGAGTAAGCACGGTCTGATATGTCTTGGCCTAAGGTGTTTGTGTTTGAATCGGCAATTATTAAGTTATTGGTATTAACGATAAAAACATGTTCCAAATTCCATTCTTGTTTTTCAGTATTTTTTAAAAGCTTATTGCATTCCTTTTCTATCTGTATACTTTGGTCTGTTTTGTTACCTGACTTGGACTGCTCAAGTAATTCAATAATGCTCCTCTGAGATGCAAGTGCACTTACGACTGCGTTTTCTTTTTCAATTAAACTGGAAATATTGTCTGCATATGCCGAACTTAAATCCTTTGCCATTGTATTTGTTTGAGTTATTATTATGTCTTTGGACTTTAAGTAAGATGATATTTGTGTAACTGCGATAGAAAGAATTGCTAACCCTGTTACAAAAATAGTAAGCTTTTTCCTTATATTCATATTTTTCTCCTTTGAATCTTAGAGTATGGTTAGGTGAGTACTTTTTATGAAGGTTAACATAATTTAATTACATTTTACACTACTTTTTATAGTTATGGAATATTAAAACTAAATAAATAATAATAACTTTGAGTTAATACCCATATTGTATACGGGAAATATAAAAAGGACCACAGCCTAGCAAGCTGAAGTCCTGATTATTTAAGGGTTTATCTATTCACATTTAATCTGAGCATTGATTACTCATCAAAATCGTATTCGTCTTCCATTCTGGTTTTGAATTCTTCAAATACTCTGTTAAGTTCTTCTTCGTCATCAACAGTAATAAACGAGTCATCGCCATCATCATTGTGTTCAATTTTCAAAATAACAACTTC of the Ruminiclostridium papyrosolvens DSM 2782 genome contains:
- a CDS encoding methyl-accepting chemotaxis protein, yielding MNIRKKLTIFVTGLAILSIAVTQISSYLKSKDIIITQTNTMAKDLSSAYADNISSLIEKENAVVSALASQRSIIELLEQSKSGNKTDQSIQIEKECNKLLKNTEKQEWNLEHVFIVNTNNLIIADSNTNTLGQDISDRAYSLQTLSEGKPITSDALKSKATNKNISVFTYPVRDDFGKLIGYVAAAVYTDTFSGYLQDKRILGTKSSYVFLVDKSGNILYHPEKNKIGEPIETPQIKNIISKPEGKISDVINYDYKGKGKIAAYKFINQTGWLLILTGTIDEVTAPVDAMQVFILTLSLIMIVVASAVGYFIAIRISRPIERLTHLIHNTSKLDLTYNNAFEIYLKGKDEIGTITRAVAEMRQVLRGMAGKLIEVSEKINDNAQYVSTLANDVKMNSQENSATTQELSAGAEESAASTEEISASINEVENNVNTIAQKTKEGADVCRQITDKALKLKEDATISGQKAKSIYEDVKQKIEESIEQSKSTQQINILADTILQITEQTNLLALNAAIEAARAGESGKGFAVVADEIRKLAEQSSQTVGGIQRMVEEVNKAVKNMNESSTAILSFVDKEVLRDYKKLADISEQYNNDSNLVNGLMSDFIHTSEELNSTITNVSTAINEVAQTVVESARGIEDIAIKTSSIVVKTEEVDEKAVENLDSAKELYDIVSKFKL
- a CDS encoding type I restriction endonuclease subunit R, translating into MALDTREKIFETEIEYSLTTFGGYEKGNPSDFSALLGMDAKTVLRFIQNTQPKSWESLCKRHGDCVPQNFIKRLSDELKNRGTLDVLRHGVKDLGVEVALCYFKPANQMNKTTVERYQANILTVMRQVHHSVSKPKDSVDTVLLLNGLPIVTLELKNPLTGQSYSNAIQQYEEDRSNKDTLFAFKRGALVHFAVDTEEAYMTTKLAGKGTVFLPFNKGNNGGAGNPVNPNGFRTAYLWEEVLVKDSLLDIIERYLHLKKEEDTKTGKLKESLIFPRYHQLEVVRLLISDAKENGAGHNYLIQHSAGSGKSNSIAWLAHHLSTLHDSESQVVFNSIVVITDRRVLDRQLQDTIYQFEHVDGVVARIDEKSSISKSKQLTDALNNNAKIIITTLQTFPFILDKVEHSSEKKFAVIVDEAHSSQTGKASEKLKEALAEIETKGDDEIEEKLHQFAETEARIESQTDDSEDEVAREMASHGIQQNLSFFAFTATPKQKTLEIFGTRGTDGLPHAFHVYSMRQAIEENFILDILENYTTYQTYFQVGKKIADDPLYGKSKANKALGKFLSLHPHNLAQKTEIIIEHFRSVTQHEIGGKAKAMLVTGSRLHAVRYYFEFLKYIKKMKYKDLGVLVAFSGIVKDDGADYTESGLNKFAESELPERFEGEEYQILLVAEKYQTGFDQPLLHTMYVDKKLSGVKAVQTLSRLNRMCYGKSDTFVLDFANTKEEIFEAFQPYYERTDVDDITDPNLVYDLKTTLDGYRIYTESEVKSFARIFFKDSAKQTELDFGKLSPYLDPAIDRYCAMESELEQKEFKVTLRKFIRLYSFICHIIKLNDSDLHKFSAFAKCLLRKLPADGKSKTPNLDNDVALQYYRLQKIFEGKIQLENQTGVLPGGRHGAGLPPEEEKATLSELIAKLNERLGTTFTEMDKVIEQFVEDMAKNPEMQLRAKNPMDMFQVAYENNIMDVVIARLQQNQDFCTKYIEDNDFRLEIDKIVLPLVHERIATQQL